A region of Acidithiobacillus ferridurans DNA encodes the following proteins:
- the mscL gene encoding large conductance mechanosensitive channel protein MscL: protein MLKKFVQDFKTFLQRGNVIDLAVAFVIGSAFSAIVTSLVSNVIMPPIGMLLDKVDFSNLYIVLKQGTVPGPYLTLEAAKKAGAVTVNYGLFITSLISFFIIALVIFSIVRAINKLYPKPAPAVTTKTCPFCASAIPLAAVRCPNCTSPLES from the coding sequence ATGCTCAAAAAATTCGTCCAGGATTTCAAAACATTTCTGCAGCGCGGTAATGTCATCGATCTCGCCGTAGCTTTTGTGATCGGCTCGGCATTTTCCGCCATCGTTACTTCGCTGGTCAGCAACGTGATCATGCCGCCTATCGGCATGCTGCTCGACAAGGTCGATTTTTCCAACCTCTATATCGTATTGAAGCAAGGCACCGTTCCCGGCCCTTACCTGACCCTGGAAGCCGCCAAAAAGGCGGGCGCCGTAACCGTGAACTACGGCCTCTTCATTACCTCGCTGATCAGCTTTTTCATTATCGCCCTGGTGATATTTTCCATCGTGCGGGCGATCAACAAGCTCTACCCCAAACCCGCCCCGGCCGTGACCACCAAAACCTGCCCCTTCTGTGCCTCCGCCATTCCTTTGGCCGCGGTACGCTGTCCCAACTGCACCTCGCCACTGGAGTCCTGA
- a CDS encoding inositol monophosphatase family protein: protein MIPEIDQQWVGKLLRTSAERFVLPRFHAVSASRKPDGSIVTSADIDSQNFLQDMLTARYPDIPLLGEEMSATEQTRLLHEADALWCLDPLDGSSNFAAGVPIFGISLALLQGGHSVLGWVYDPVRAELFSAAKGSGARVDGVPMAVRQAPALGQCVGVLDYKRLDRALALRLIDERPFHSQRNFGASVLEWCWLAAGRYHFYLHGAQQLWDRAAGALILHEAGGRATQFNGGSLSENDLQTRSVLATLDPRLHQSWSRWLEAVGETPAEFPNAAL from the coding sequence ATGATACCGGAAATCGACCAGCAATGGGTCGGCAAACTGCTGCGCACCAGTGCCGAACGCTTCGTGCTGCCTCGTTTCCACGCCGTCAGCGCCAGCCGCAAACCCGATGGCAGTATCGTCACCAGTGCCGATATCGATAGCCAGAACTTTTTGCAGGACATGCTCACGGCCCGTTATCCCGATATCCCCCTGCTGGGAGAAGAAATGAGTGCAACGGAACAAACCCGCCTGTTGCACGAGGCTGACGCCCTTTGGTGCCTGGATCCGCTGGATGGCAGCAGCAATTTTGCCGCCGGCGTCCCGATCTTCGGTATCTCCCTGGCGTTACTGCAAGGCGGGCACTCGGTGCTCGGTTGGGTGTACGACCCGGTGCGCGCCGAGCTCTTCTCCGCAGCAAAGGGGAGTGGCGCGCGGGTGGACGGCGTACCTATGGCGGTTCGGCAGGCGCCGGCGCTCGGGCAATGCGTCGGCGTCCTGGACTACAAAAGGCTCGATCGCGCTCTCGCCCTGCGCCTGATCGACGAGCGGCCTTTCCACAGCCAACGCAACTTCGGCGCTTCCGTCCTCGAATGGTGCTGGCTCGCTGCCGGACGTTATCATTTTTACCTGCACGGCGCGCAACAACTCTGGGATCGCGCCGCAGGCGCCCTGATACTGCACGAGGCGGGCGGCAGGGCCACGCAATTCAACGGCGGCAGCCTCAGCGAAAATGATCTGCAGACGCGCTCCGTGCTCGCCACCCTCGATCCGCGGCTGCACCAGAGTTGGTCGCGGTGGCTGGAAGCGGTCGGTGAAACGCCTGCCGAGTTCCCAAATGCAGCCCTTTGA
- the glpX gene encoding class II fructose-bisphosphatase has protein sequence MASIGNLALSLLPVTESAARAASGWIGRGEKELGDGAAVDAMRIAIAQVPMRGVVVIGEGEKDEAPMLYNGEVVGSGAGPEVEIAVDPVEGTTFLAQGMPGSICVLAAAPKGSMFQPGPAFYMDKLIVPAPARGKIDPAAPMKDKLHDLARAVGKDVRELRIFLLKKPRHEAMIREIQAAGATVRLQTDGDVSGGIMAALGTKVDAMMGIGGTPEGVISACAARAMGADMFGCLAPQKPGEAEAIAAAGLKAGQWLGRDELVSSDDVLFVATGLTSGDILDGVTRSHYFVESESLVISGHDGILRRVRTHQRID, from the coding sequence ATGGCCTCCATAGGTAATCTCGCACTGTCCCTGCTTCCCGTCACTGAATCCGCGGCCCGTGCCGCGAGCGGCTGGATCGGCCGCGGTGAAAAAGAACTCGGCGACGGCGCCGCAGTGGACGCCATGCGTATCGCCATTGCCCAGGTCCCCATGCGTGGGGTGGTGGTCATCGGTGAGGGCGAAAAGGACGAAGCGCCCATGCTCTACAATGGTGAGGTGGTAGGCTCGGGTGCCGGTCCAGAGGTAGAGATTGCCGTTGATCCTGTCGAAGGTACCACCTTTCTGGCCCAGGGCATGCCCGGCTCCATCTGCGTGCTGGCAGCGGCTCCCAAAGGCAGCATGTTCCAGCCCGGTCCGGCCTTCTATATGGACAAGCTGATCGTCCCGGCCCCGGCCCGCGGCAAAATCGATCCCGCTGCACCCATGAAGGACAAGCTCCACGACCTGGCCCGCGCCGTCGGCAAGGACGTCCGTGAATTGCGCATCTTCCTGCTCAAGAAGCCGCGTCACGAGGCCATGATCCGCGAAATTCAGGCCGCTGGCGCCACCGTGCGCCTGCAGACAGACGGCGACGTCAGCGGTGGCATCATGGCCGCCCTCGGCACCAAGGTGGATGCCATGATGGGTATCGGTGGCACTCCGGAAGGCGTCATTTCCGCCTGCGCCGCCCGCGCCATGGGCGCCGACATGTTTGGATGCCTCGCGCCGCAGAAACCTGGCGAAGCAGAAGCCATCGCCGCCGCCGGCCTCAAGGCCGGGCAGTGGCTGGGGCGTGATGAACTGGTGTCCAGCGATGACGTGCTCTTCGTGGCCACCGGCCTGACCTCCGGCGACATCCTCGATGGCGTGACCCGCTCCCACTACTTTGTGGAAAGTGAGAGCCTGGTTATTTCTGGTCACGACGGCATTCTGCGCCGGGTCCGCACCCACCAGCGCATCGACTGA
- the ispH gene encoding 4-hydroxy-3-methylbut-2-enyl diphosphate reductase, whose product MDILLANPRGFCAGVNRAIQIVDRALELFGAPIYVRHEVVHNRHVVEDLRARGAIFVEELDEVPDAATVIFSAHGVPIAVREHAAARGLSVFDATCPLVTKVHMEVKKYSRDGMEMVLIGHAGHPEVEGTMGQVEEGMMYLVSNVSDVATLAPRNPDKLAYITQTTLSMDDTAEVIAALRSRFPLIEGPKKDDICYATQNRQDAVKSLAPDVDILLVVGAPNSSNSSRLAELGTRLGTRTHLIEDAQQLRREWFEGVGKIGISAGASAPESLVQEIMDTLRGWGARVPQEMPGVEEKVTFSLPLALIQAQTRREGA is encoded by the coding sequence ATGGATATTTTGTTAGCCAATCCGCGTGGTTTCTGCGCGGGGGTCAACCGGGCGATTCAGATCGTCGATCGCGCCCTGGAGCTTTTCGGTGCGCCTATCTATGTGCGTCACGAGGTCGTTCACAACCGTCACGTCGTCGAAGACCTGCGCGCCCGTGGCGCCATCTTCGTCGAAGAGCTGGATGAGGTGCCGGACGCGGCTACGGTCATTTTCAGCGCCCATGGCGTGCCCATTGCCGTCCGTGAGCACGCGGCGGCGCGGGGTCTGAGCGTCTTCGACGCCACCTGCCCGCTGGTGACCAAGGTGCATATGGAAGTTAAGAAATACAGCCGGGACGGTATGGAAATGGTACTCATCGGTCACGCCGGACACCCGGAGGTGGAAGGCACCATGGGTCAGGTCGAGGAGGGCATGATGTATCTGGTTTCCAATGTCTCCGATGTGGCCACCCTGGCGCCCCGCAACCCGGACAAGCTTGCCTACATCACTCAGACCACTTTGAGCATGGATGACACTGCAGAAGTGATCGCCGCCTTGCGCTCACGTTTTCCCCTCATCGAAGGTCCGAAAAAAGATGATATCTGTTATGCCACCCAGAACCGCCAGGATGCGGTGAAGTCGCTGGCCCCTGATGTCGATATCCTGCTGGTGGTGGGCGCGCCGAACAGTTCCAATTCCAGCCGCCTGGCAGAACTGGGGACGCGGCTGGGGACGCGGACCCATCTCATCGAGGACGCTCAGCAGTTGCGCCGCGAATGGTTCGAAGGTGTGGGGAAGATTGGTATCAGTGCCGGGGCTTCGGCACCGGAAAGCCTGGTTCAGGAGATTATGGACACCCTCCGGGGCTGGGGCGCCCGAGTGCCCCAAGAAATGCCCGGCGTAGAGGAAAAGGTGACTTTCAGCCTGCCTCTGGCGCTGATACAGGCGCAGACGCGGCGGGAAGGCGCCTGA
- the rmuC gene encoding DNA recombination protein RmuC: MIWENLLYLIIGVVLGLVVAGLVARSMIQRQQDISAALREGQQASAAQTESLQHEINALRQQAREQQEVLRHESESRAAAEAESGRIPALENALVAERGNTARLQTENSVIRGQLAELGERLEQERLRGTEKLALLEDARQRLGDAFQSLSAEALRRNNQSFLELARENLERFQESAKTDWEGRQKAVGQLVEPIRESLEKVGTRIDAMEKTRIDAYGALNEQIRGLVQDHLPRLHQETAALVKALRQPAARGRWGEMQLKRVVEMAGMLAYCDFTEQEGVNTDSGQQRPDLLVRLPGGKRIVVDAKAPLSAYLEAMETDDEQKRAHFLHKHASELRTHMTQLSKKSYWEQFQPTPEFVVLFVPGEVFFSAALQEDPSLIEYGVEQKVIVASPTTLIALLRAVAYGWRQESLAENARAISDLGKELYDRISILAGHWARVGKGLGQAVEAYNSATGSLESRVLVSARKFRDLKATPEAKELPGMDPVERIPRLLQAEEFIGPDTTAPLADQH, translated from the coding sequence TTGATCTGGGAAAACCTGTTATACCTCATTATCGGCGTCGTGCTCGGTCTGGTGGTCGCCGGGCTGGTGGCGCGCAGCATGATCCAGCGTCAGCAGGATATCAGCGCGGCACTCCGGGAAGGACAGCAGGCCAGCGCAGCCCAGACGGAGAGCCTGCAGCACGAAATAAATGCCCTGCGGCAACAGGCCCGGGAACAGCAGGAAGTCCTCCGCCACGAGAGCGAGAGCAGGGCCGCCGCAGAAGCGGAAAGCGGTCGTATCCCGGCGCTCGAAAATGCCCTGGTGGCGGAACGCGGCAATACCGCGCGCCTGCAGACGGAAAACAGCGTCATTCGTGGCCAACTGGCAGAACTGGGTGAGCGGCTGGAACAGGAGCGTCTACGTGGTACAGAGAAGCTGGCGCTGCTGGAAGATGCCCGTCAACGTCTCGGCGACGCCTTCCAGTCCCTGTCCGCGGAGGCCCTGCGCCGCAACAACCAGTCCTTCCTGGAACTGGCGCGGGAAAATCTGGAGCGTTTCCAGGAAAGCGCGAAAACCGACTGGGAGGGCCGACAAAAGGCTGTAGGGCAACTGGTGGAGCCTATCCGTGAGTCCCTGGAGAAGGTGGGCACCCGCATCGATGCCATGGAGAAGACCCGCATCGATGCTTACGGCGCTCTCAATGAGCAGATCCGTGGTCTCGTCCAGGACCACCTGCCGCGCCTGCATCAGGAAACCGCGGCGCTGGTGAAGGCCCTGCGCCAGCCCGCGGCCCGGGGGCGCTGGGGCGAAATGCAGCTCAAGCGGGTCGTGGAGATGGCCGGGATGCTGGCTTACTGCGACTTTACGGAGCAGGAGGGAGTCAATACCGATTCTGGTCAGCAGCGTCCCGATCTGCTGGTGCGCCTGCCCGGGGGCAAACGCATCGTCGTCGATGCCAAGGCGCCACTGAGTGCTTATCTGGAGGCCATGGAAACCGATGATGAGCAGAAACGCGCACATTTCCTGCACAAGCATGCCAGCGAACTACGCACCCACATGACCCAGCTCAGCAAAAAATCCTACTGGGAACAGTTCCAGCCGACTCCGGAGTTCGTGGTCCTGTTCGTGCCCGGTGAGGTGTTCTTCAGTGCTGCCCTCCAGGAAGACCCGTCGCTTATCGAATACGGCGTCGAGCAGAAGGTGATCGTGGCCAGCCCCACCACCCTCATCGCTCTGCTGCGGGCGGTGGCCTATGGCTGGCGGCAGGAATCGCTGGCCGAAAATGCCCGTGCCATCAGCGATCTCGGCAAAGAGCTTTACGATCGTATCAGCATTTTGGCAGGGCACTGGGCGCGGGTGGGCAAGGGGCTGGGGCAGGCGGTGGAGGCCTACAACAGCGCGACGGGGTCGCTGGAAAGCCGGGTACTGGTCTCCGCGCGCAAGTTCCGCGACCTCAAGGCTACGCCCGAGGCAAAAGAGCTACCCGGCATGGACCCCGTGGAGCGGATCCCGCGCCTCCTTCAGGCGGAAGAATTCATCGGACCGGATACCACAGCCCCGCTCGCGGACCAGCACTAG
- a CDS encoding 16S rRNA (uracil(1498)-N(3))-methyltransferase, producing MPRIHLYADSDLPESGPFLLPAGASHHLLKVLRARHGQELTLFNGDGWMYRASLTGISGAQAQLAISGRHPRSTGSPLAIQVFLPLTRGERWDWSLQKAVELGVRRIQPVACRHGVVQLSEARGEKRLARWRDIVIAACEQSGSTTIPELAPPVALETAWAGVRGAAFVLDPDAAQRFTDLGHPGPEITLLSGPEGGLAAEEVAAAQAHGFRSLRMGPRILRAETAAIAAIAVTQALWGDL from the coding sequence ATGCCGCGCATTCATTTATACGCCGATTCCGACCTGCCCGAAAGCGGCCCCTTTTTGCTGCCGGCGGGGGCCAGCCATCATCTGCTCAAGGTGTTGCGCGCCCGCCATGGCCAGGAGCTGACCCTGTTCAATGGCGATGGCTGGATGTATCGGGCGTCCCTGACCGGGATTTCGGGGGCGCAAGCGCAGTTGGCGATCAGTGGGCGGCATCCGCGGTCGACCGGTTCGCCGCTGGCCATTCAGGTGTTTTTGCCGCTGACGCGCGGCGAGCGCTGGGACTGGAGCCTACAGAAGGCGGTGGAACTGGGGGTGCGACGGATTCAGCCGGTGGCCTGCCGCCACGGAGTGGTGCAACTGAGTGAAGCACGCGGAGAGAAACGTCTGGCGCGCTGGCGGGATATCGTCATTGCGGCCTGCGAGCAAAGCGGCAGCACGACGATTCCCGAACTCGCTCCGCCGGTTGCGCTGGAAACCGCATGGGCCGGTGTGCGGGGGGCCGCCTTCGTACTCGACCCCGACGCCGCGCAGCGGTTTACCGATCTTGGCCATCCGGGGCCGGAGATCACCCTGCTCAGTGGCCCCGAGGGTGGGCTGGCGGCAGAAGAGGTGGCCGCCGCGCAGGCCCATGGCTTTCGCTCGTTGCGCATGGGGCCGCGCATCCTGCGCGCGGAGACTGCCGCCATTGCCGCTATCGCCGTCACCCAGGCGCTGTGGGGCGATCTCTGA